A portion of the Streptomyces sp. NBC_00376 genome contains these proteins:
- a CDS encoding carbohydrate ABC transporter permease: MRTMTAKAAESAKAQAGPGASGSPATGPAGRRGGSKSMGVQNLAGWLFSTPFLVLFLVFMAFPILATLAMSFTDFGLRTVTHPLDANFIGFENYVNLFSDEKFLKSLFNTAYFVVVGVPLTIFLGLVVAVLLNNGIDRARTFFRVGFYTPVVTTIVAVAVVWRFVLDPSDGLVAGLFSEVGLTSPDFLGSETLAMPSMIAMAVWRNLGTVMVLFIAGLQAIPTEVREAARLDGAGAWQEFKGITVPLLRPTLLYATVITTIGYLNVFEEPFVMTQGGPSDSTLTVSLNMYREGFNFFHMGYASAMAYVLFVVIMGITVLQLRLLKDNTK, translated from the coding sequence ATGCGCACCATGACCGCAAAGGCCGCGGAGTCGGCCAAGGCGCAGGCCGGGCCGGGGGCCTCCGGGTCCCCGGCCACCGGGCCCGCGGGTCGCCGGGGCGGAAGTAAGTCGATGGGCGTGCAGAACCTGGCCGGCTGGCTGTTCTCCACCCCCTTCCTCGTCCTCTTCCTCGTCTTCATGGCGTTCCCGATCCTCGCCACACTGGCGATGAGCTTCACCGACTTCGGGCTGCGCACTGTCACGCACCCGCTGGACGCGAACTTCATCGGCTTCGAGAACTACGTCAACCTGTTCAGCGACGAGAAGTTCCTCAAGTCGCTGTTCAACACGGCGTACTTCGTGGTGGTCGGCGTACCACTGACGATCTTCCTCGGTCTGGTCGTCGCCGTACTGCTGAACAACGGCATCGACCGGGCGCGGACCTTCTTCCGCGTCGGCTTCTACACCCCGGTGGTCACCACCATCGTCGCGGTGGCCGTGGTCTGGCGGTTCGTGCTCGACCCGAGCGACGGGCTCGTCGCGGGGCTCTTCTCCGAAGTGGGCCTCACCTCGCCCGACTTCCTGGGCTCCGAGACGCTCGCCATGCCGTCGATGATCGCGATGGCGGTCTGGCGCAACCTCGGCACGGTCATGGTGCTCTTCATCGCCGGTCTGCAGGCCATCCCCACCGAGGTGCGGGAGGCGGCGCGGCTGGACGGCGCCGGTGCCTGGCAGGAGTTCAAGGGCATCACCGTGCCACTGCTGCGGCCCACGCTGCTCTACGCCACGGTGATCACGACCATCGGTTACCTCAACGTCTTCGAGGAGCCGTTCGTGATGACCCAGGGCGGTCCCTCGGACTCCACGCTCACCGTCTCGCTGAACATGTACCGCGAGGGCTTCAACTTCTTCCACATGGGCTATGCGAGCGCCATGGCGTATGTCCTCTTCGTGGTGATCATGGGCATCACGGTGCTCCAGCTCCGACTGCTGAAGGACAACACGAAATGA
- a CDS encoding carbohydrate ABC transporter permease, producing the protein MSATSAPGAVSTAPSKQPGNTPPSRVKKARNPKRVLVYVLLSVGLLIMSAPFLWMALSAFKTPQELTASPPVWIPTEWTLENFRDLLDKLDLPLYFMNSVIVAMLVTASNLVFCSMLGYALAKLNFAGRNKIFGLVLGALMVPGNLMLLPLFVLMSKLHLIDSYAGLVLPFAAGAFGVFLMRQFMQSIPDELLEAARMDGAGEWYIFWRIVMPLVKPALATLSIFTFLGSWNNFVWPLIATNDPDKYTLPVALATFATDPNKAGGSNGMLMAGSLLVVLPVVILFIALQRHFTQGIATAGMK; encoded by the coding sequence ATGAGCGCCACCAGTGCACCGGGCGCCGTCTCGACGGCGCCGTCGAAGCAGCCCGGCAACACACCGCCGTCCAGGGTGAAGAAGGCCCGCAACCCGAAGCGCGTCCTCGTCTACGTCCTGCTGTCGGTCGGCCTGCTGATCATGTCGGCGCCGTTCCTGTGGATGGCCCTCTCGGCCTTCAAGACGCCGCAGGAACTGACGGCCAGCCCGCCCGTGTGGATCCCGACCGAGTGGACCCTGGAGAACTTCCGGGACCTGCTCGACAAGCTGGATCTGCCGCTGTACTTCATGAACTCGGTGATCGTGGCGATGCTGGTCACCGCCTCGAACCTGGTGTTCTGCTCGATGCTCGGGTACGCCCTGGCCAAGCTGAACTTCGCCGGCCGCAACAAGATCTTCGGCCTGGTTCTCGGCGCCCTGATGGTGCCCGGCAACCTGATGCTGCTGCCGCTGTTCGTGCTGATGAGCAAGTTGCATCTGATCGACTCGTACGCCGGTCTGGTGCTGCCGTTCGCCGCCGGGGCCTTCGGGGTCTTCCTGATGCGGCAGTTCATGCAGTCGATCCCGGACGAGCTGCTGGAAGCGGCCCGGATGGACGGCGCCGGTGAGTGGTACATCTTCTGGCGCATCGTGATGCCGCTGGTGAAGCCCGCACTGGCGACGCTCTCGATCTTCACGTTCCTGGGCTCCTGGAACAACTTCGTCTGGCCGCTCATCGCGACCAACGACCCCGACAAGTACACCCTGCCGGTCGCCCTGGCCACCTTCGCCACCGACCCCAACAAGGCGGGCGGCTCCAACGGCATGCTGATGGCCGGCTCCCTGCTGGTCGTCCTGCCCGTCGTGATCCTGTTCATCGCGCTCCAGCGGCACTTCACCCAGGGCATCGCCACCGCCGGCATGAAGTAG
- a CDS encoding glycoside hydrolase family 1 protein — protein MTHTQVPFPENFLWGASTAAHQIEGNNTNSDWWVKEHAAGTHIQEPSLDACDSYHRWHEDMDVLAGLGFTDYRFSIEWARIEPAEGRFSRAELAHYRRMVEGAIERGLRPMITLHHFTVPQWFEARGGWTAEGATELFARYVAACAPVIAEGVSHVCTINEPNMIAVMAGQAKRGDNSFPPAGLPTPDDETTEAVIAAHHAAVKEVRAINPDIQVGWTIANQVYQALPGAEEVTAAYRHPREDVFIEAARGDDWIGVQSYTRTKIGTDGPIPTAEGAERTLTQWEYYPSAVGYALRHTAEVLGNGIPLIVTENGIATDDDSRRVDYYTGALNEVASAIQDGLNIQGYLAWSALDNYEWGSYKPTFGLIGWDPETFERLPKPSAVWLGEMGRTRALPRIAD, from the coding sequence ATGACGCACACCCAGGTCCCGTTCCCCGAAAACTTCCTGTGGGGCGCCTCCACGGCCGCCCACCAGATCGAGGGCAACAACACCAACAGCGACTGGTGGGTCAAGGAGCACGCCGCGGGCACCCACATCCAGGAGCCCAGCCTGGACGCCTGCGACAGCTACCACCGCTGGCACGAGGACATGGACGTGCTGGCCGGTCTGGGCTTCACCGACTACCGGTTCTCCATCGAGTGGGCGCGCATCGAGCCGGCCGAGGGCCGGTTCTCCCGGGCCGAACTCGCCCACTACCGCCGCATGGTCGAGGGCGCCATCGAGCGCGGCCTGCGCCCCATGATCACCCTCCACCACTTCACCGTGCCGCAGTGGTTCGAGGCGCGCGGCGGCTGGACCGCCGAAGGCGCGACCGAGCTCTTCGCGCGTTACGTCGCGGCCTGTGCACCCGTGATCGCCGAGGGCGTCAGCCACGTCTGCACCATCAACGAGCCGAACATGATCGCCGTCATGGCCGGCCAGGCCAAGCGGGGCGACAACAGCTTCCCGCCGGCCGGGCTGCCGACCCCCGACGACGAGACCACCGAGGCCGTCATCGCCGCGCACCACGCGGCCGTCAAGGAGGTCCGGGCGATCAACCCGGACATCCAGGTCGGCTGGACCATCGCCAACCAGGTCTACCAGGCCCTGCCCGGCGCCGAGGAGGTCACCGCGGCCTACCGTCACCCCCGCGAGGACGTCTTCATCGAGGCCGCCCGCGGCGACGACTGGATCGGTGTGCAGTCCTACACCCGCACCAAGATCGGCACCGACGGCCCGATACCCACCGCCGAGGGCGCCGAGCGCACCCTCACGCAGTGGGAGTACTACCCGTCCGCCGTCGGCTACGCGCTGCGCCACACCGCCGAGGTCCTGGGCAACGGCATCCCGCTGATCGTCACCGAGAACGGCATCGCCACCGACGACGACAGCCGCCGCGTCGACTACTACACCGGCGCCCTGAACGAGGTCGCCTCCGCGATCCAGGACGGCCTGAACATCCAGGGCTACCTGGCCTGGAGCGCGCTCGACAACTACGAGTGGGGCTCCTACAAGCCCACCTTCGGCCTGATCGGCTGGGACCCGGAGACCTTCGAGCGGCTGCCCAAGCCGTCCGCCGTCTGGCTGGGCGAGATGGGCCGCACCCGCGCCCTGCCGCGTATCGCCGACTGA